One genomic window of Paeniglutamicibacter sp. Y32M11 includes the following:
- a CDS encoding TAXI family TRAP transporter solute-binding subunit produces the protein MSRDGLTRRTVLRALLATGAVSALTPALASCTPTSRAASMVVAGGESGGFYLEFATLLADSLQRHRVASVASVEITGGSLDNVKKLLDGEATLAVALADAASLSAGQESQHGGKIVALGRVYENYVHALVRKDSPISSIKDLAGRTVAVGTEGSGTSLITPRLFDVAKLSTITAGSSNKAVTVLPLGLNDGLAALAEKSVDALFWCGGVPTASITQAHATTPFSLLDLSALLPGLSQEYGTFYDRVLIPANSYAGMDAVWSIGVANLLLCRSDLDDATVKATVKLLVGHGDELIPQSSVGVQFLSSETLINTADIPLHPAAAAAYRELHG, from the coding sequence ATGAGCCGCGATGGCCTCACGCGGCGCACCGTCCTGCGCGCGCTGCTTGCGACAGGTGCAGTCTCGGCGCTCACCCCTGCTCTCGCCTCGTGTACCCCCACCTCGCGGGCGGCTTCCATGGTGGTGGCAGGGGGCGAAAGCGGTGGCTTCTATCTGGAGTTCGCCACCCTGCTGGCCGATTCCCTGCAGCGGCACCGTGTGGCATCGGTGGCATCAGTAGAAATCACCGGTGGCAGTCTGGATAACGTCAAGAAGTTACTCGATGGTGAGGCCACGTTGGCGGTGGCACTGGCGGATGCCGCGTCACTGAGCGCCGGGCAGGAAAGTCAGCACGGCGGAAAAATTGTCGCCCTGGGCAGGGTGTATGAGAACTATGTCCATGCCTTGGTGCGCAAGGACAGTCCCATTTCCTCCATCAAGGATCTCGCTGGACGCACCGTGGCGGTGGGCACCGAGGGATCTGGCACCTCATTGATCACCCCGCGGCTCTTTGATGTGGCCAAGCTGTCCACCATCACCGCCGGTTCCAGCAACAAGGCCGTCACGGTCCTGCCGCTGGGACTGAACGACGGGCTGGCCGCGCTGGCGGAGAAAAGTGTGGACGCGCTGTTCTGGTGTGGCGGGGTCCCCACCGCCTCCATCACTCAGGCCCATGCCACAACGCCATTTTCGCTACTGGATCTCTCGGCGTTGTTGCCCGGCCTGAGCCAAGAATATGGGACCTTTTACGACAGGGTACTGATCCCCGCCAATTCCTATGCGGGCATGGACGCGGTGTGGAGCATCGGTGTGGCCAATTTGCTGCTCTGCCGCTCGGATCTGGATGATGCCACGGTTAAGGCCACAGTAAAGCTGTTGGTCGGGCACGGGGATGAGCTGATTCCGCAATCCAGCGTTGGAGTGCAGTTCCTAAGCTCCGAAACCCTCATCAACACCGCGGACATCCCGCTACACCCCGCCGCCGCGGCCGCCTACCGCGAGCTCCACGGCTAG
- a CDS encoding sugar porter family MFS transporter, which produces MTRNTPVVQNDGRVTPRLIAMALTAALGGFLFGYDSAIINGTVDAVREQFSLSSVMLGFTVSCALLGAALGAWFAGVCSQRFGRVRTMLVASVLLAASALGCGLAFGVWDLIWWRLIGGIGVGFASVIAPAYIAEIAPSKQRGRLATLQQLALVIGIFLAFLISAMIAWLAGGASQSAWLGLEAWRWMFLSGLVPAVVYGILASRLPESPRYLVEKNDDEGARQVLINMVGMTPGESTENKIAEIRATVNLERRQRFADLFGGKFGFKKLVWIGILLSIFQQLVGINVIFYYSTTMWKSVGFQESDSFMISVITSVTNIVATIVAISLVDVLGRKLLLLIGSGMMTLSLGTMAVAFAQSVTVNGEVSLPGSWGMIALIAANLFVIGFGASWGPVVWVLLGEMFPNNIRALALGIGAAAQWIANFVVSTTFPTLADLGLQLAYGIYAGFALLSFLFVWRMVRETNGRQLEDMTL; this is translated from the coding sequence ATGACGCGAAATACTCCTGTGGTTCAGAACGACGGGCGGGTGACGCCTCGGCTCATCGCCATGGCCTTAACCGCGGCGCTGGGCGGCTTCCTCTTCGGTTACGACAGCGCGATCATCAACGGAACGGTTGATGCGGTGCGTGAGCAGTTCTCGCTGAGTTCGGTCATGCTGGGCTTCACCGTTTCATGCGCTCTGTTGGGAGCCGCACTGGGTGCTTGGTTTGCCGGCGTGTGTTCACAACGCTTTGGCCGCGTGCGCACCATGCTCGTGGCAAGTGTCCTGCTTGCTGCCAGTGCCTTGGGCTGTGGACTCGCCTTCGGCGTGTGGGACCTGATCTGGTGGCGGCTTATCGGCGGCATCGGCGTGGGTTTTGCCTCGGTGATCGCACCCGCCTACATTGCCGAAATCGCTCCCTCAAAACAGCGTGGTCGCCTGGCCACCCTGCAGCAGCTCGCGCTGGTCATCGGCATCTTCCTCGCCTTCCTCATCTCGGCCATGATCGCTTGGCTGGCCGGTGGAGCATCCCAGAGTGCGTGGCTGGGCCTTGAAGCGTGGCGCTGGATGTTCCTCTCCGGGCTGGTACCGGCCGTCGTCTACGGCATCCTGGCCTCTCGGTTGCCCGAGTCACCGCGCTACCTCGTGGAGAAAAACGATGACGAGGGCGCCCGCCAGGTGCTCATCAACATGGTGGGAATGACTCCGGGAGAATCCACGGAGAACAAGATCGCCGAAATCAGGGCGACGGTTAACCTGGAACGGCGCCAACGCTTTGCCGACCTCTTTGGAGGCAAATTCGGCTTCAAGAAGCTGGTCTGGATCGGCATCCTGCTCTCGATCTTCCAGCAGCTCGTGGGCATCAACGTGATCTTCTACTACTCGACCACCATGTGGAAGTCTGTCGGATTCCAGGAATCTGACTCCTTCATGATCTCCGTGATCACCTCGGTCACGAACATCGTGGCAACCATCGTGGCGATCTCGCTGGTTGATGTGCTGGGCCGCAAACTGCTGCTGCTCATCGGCTCCGGCATGATGACCCTGTCACTTGGAACCATGGCCGTGGCCTTCGCCCAATCGGTGACCGTCAACGGAGAAGTGAGCCTCCCGGGCTCCTGGGGCATGATTGCCCTGATCGCAGCGAACCTGTTTGTGATCGGCTTTGGCGCCAGCTGGGGTCCGGTCGTCTGGGTATTGCTCGGCGAAATGTTCCCCAACAACATCCGCGCGCTCGCCCTGGGAATCGGTGCCGCGGCACAATGGATCGCCAACTTCGTGGTCAGCACGACCTTCCCGACACTCGCGGACCTGGGCCTGCAGCTTGCCTACGGCATCTACGCCGGATTCGCGTTGCTCTCGTTCCTCTTTGTCTGGCGGATGGTGCGCGAGACCAACGGGCGCCAGCTCGAAGACATGACACTCTGA